One stretch of Chaetodon auriga isolate fChaAug3 chromosome 18, fChaAug3.hap1, whole genome shotgun sequence DNA includes these proteins:
- the ndufaf4 gene encoding NADH dehydrogenase [ubiquinone] 1 alpha subcomplex assembly factor 4 isoform X1 codes for MGARVVRMFRNVNLENRVHREISKEKPRVAPRHAGKPPPFAGSTEALETAETVNQKNDPLLSHLRSVYVESTDPAAAAPAKQPSKEETASEEAERRPLKVSLPGGLYSLAELTDVPKGKLTIAEALKALGSHQHEPKICTPEKIAQDFSLDLKDTKALLEFFIPFQVHVIPPKTEKVKKIKAS; via the exons ATGGGGGCGCGGGTTGTACGTATGTTCAGAAATGTCAACCTAGAAAACCGGGTACACCGAGAAATTTCCAAGGAGAAGCCGCGAGTAGCTCCCCGACACGCCGGCAAACCGCCGCCCTTTGCCGGCAGCACTGAAG cattGGAGACAGCGGAGACGGTGAACCAGAAGAACGATCCCCTGCTGTCTCACCTCAGGTCTGTGTATGTGGAGTCTACggatccagcagcagcagcaccagcgaAG CAGCCATCAAAGGAAGAGACAGCGAGTGAAGAGGCGGAGCGGCGGCCATTGAAGGTCAGTTTACCAGGGGGCCTGTACAGCCTGGCGGAGCTCACAGATGTTCCTAAAGGTAAACTGACCATCGCTGAGGCGCTGAAGGCCCTGGGCAGCCACCAGCACGAGCCGAAGATATGCACACCGGAAAAGATTGCTCAGGATTTTTCTCTGGACTTGAAAGACACAAAAGCGCTTCTGGAGTTCTTCATCCCCTTCCAGGTTCACGTCATACCACCGAAGACCGAAAAGGTCAAGAAGATAAAGGCTTCTTAG
- the ndufaf4 gene encoding NADH dehydrogenase [ubiquinone] 1 alpha subcomplex assembly factor 4 isoform X2 — translation MGARVVRMFRNVNLENRVHREISKEKPRVAPRHAGKPPPFAGSTEALETAETVNQKNDPLLSHLRSVYVESTDPAAAAPAKPSKEETASEEAERRPLKVSLPGGLYSLAELTDVPKGKLTIAEALKALGSHQHEPKICTPEKIAQDFSLDLKDTKALLEFFIPFQVHVIPPKTEKVKKIKAS, via the exons ATGGGGGCGCGGGTTGTACGTATGTTCAGAAATGTCAACCTAGAAAACCGGGTACACCGAGAAATTTCCAAGGAGAAGCCGCGAGTAGCTCCCCGACACGCCGGCAAACCGCCGCCCTTTGCCGGCAGCACTGAAG cattGGAGACAGCGGAGACGGTGAACCAGAAGAACGATCCCCTGCTGTCTCACCTCAGGTCTGTGTATGTGGAGTCTACggatccagcagcagcagcaccagcgaAG CCATCAAAGGAAGAGACAGCGAGTGAAGAGGCGGAGCGGCGGCCATTGAAGGTCAGTTTACCAGGGGGCCTGTACAGCCTGGCGGAGCTCACAGATGTTCCTAAAGGTAAACTGACCATCGCTGAGGCGCTGAAGGCCCTGGGCAGCCACCAGCACGAGCCGAAGATATGCACACCGGAAAAGATTGCTCAGGATTTTTCTCTGGACTTGAAAGACACAAAAGCGCTTCTGGAGTTCTTCATCCCCTTCCAGGTTCACGTCATACCACCGAAGACCGAAAAGGTCAAGAAGATAAAGGCTTCTTAG